A stretch of Microbacterium sp. LWH3-1.2 DNA encodes these proteins:
- a CDS encoding TetR/AcrR family transcriptional regulator, translating into MTNGVTDRDRAKADRHAAILHEAAALFAERGFSGVSLEDIGGAVGVSGPALYRHFANKQALLGAILVEVSERLLAGGRAVISNHDEASEQLDAIIAFHVEFALRDADVIRVQDRDLASLSDDDRHTVRRLQREYVEVWIGILSTVHPERDEDDLRVRAHACFGLINSTPHTVRASRSRPGERDVRGILRTMARASLTA; encoded by the coding sequence ATGACGAACGGTGTCACCGACCGCGATCGCGCGAAGGCCGACCGCCACGCGGCGATCCTCCACGAAGCGGCCGCGCTCTTCGCCGAGCGCGGGTTCAGCGGCGTCAGCCTCGAAGACATCGGCGGGGCCGTCGGGGTCAGCGGTCCCGCGCTCTACCGTCACTTCGCCAACAAGCAGGCCCTGCTCGGCGCCATCCTCGTCGAGGTGAGCGAGCGGCTCCTCGCCGGCGGGCGCGCAGTGATCTCGAATCACGACGAGGCCTCCGAGCAGCTGGACGCGATCATCGCCTTCCACGTGGAGTTCGCGCTGCGCGACGCCGACGTCATCCGAGTCCAGGACCGCGACCTCGCGAGTCTCAGCGACGACGACCGCCACACCGTGCGGCGCCTGCAGCGCGAGTACGTCGAGGTGTGGATCGGCATCCTCTCCACCGTCCATCCGGAGCGCGACGAGGACGACCTCCGCGTGCGTGCGCACGCCTGCTTCGGCCTCATCAACTCGACCCCCCACACCGTGCGGGCGTCCAGGTCGCGCCCCGGCGAGCGCGACGTGCGCGGCATCCTCCGGACGATGGCCCGCGCTTCGCTGACCGCCTGA
- a CDS encoding carboxyl transferase domain-containing protein: MSVLSTAAVHDETFARTRDAQRELAEGLRARLAAASAGGPAASRERHVARGKLLPRDRVTRLLDEGSPFIEVAPLAAEGLYDGDAPAAGVIAGIGLVHGRHVMVVCNDATVKGGTYYPLTVKKHLRAQEIALENRLPCVYLVDSGGAFLPMQDEVFPDRDHFGRIFFNQARLSAAGIPQIAAVLGSCTAGGAYVPAMSDETVIVRGQGTIFLGGPPLVKAAIGEVVTAEELGGGELHARRSGVVDHLAEDDEHALEIVRDIVATLPVPAEPAWEVVPTVEPVVAASDLYGVVPVDVNQPYDVREVIARLVDGSELHEFKREYGDTLVTGFARIHGHPVGIVANNGVLFGESAQKGAHFIELCDQRGVPLLFLQNISGFMVGRDAEAGGIAKDGAKMVTAVATTRVPKLTVVIGGSFGAGNYSMCGRAYSPRFLWTWPASRISVMGGNQAASVLSTVKRDQLEARGEEWSAGDQAAFEAPIRARYEEQGDPYYATARLWDDGVVDPLDTRDLLGLALDVVSRTPLPEPRFGVFRM; the protein is encoded by the coding sequence ATGAGCGTGCTGAGCACCGCCGCAGTGCACGACGAGACCTTCGCGCGCACGCGCGACGCCCAGCGGGAGCTGGCCGAGGGGCTGCGCGCGCGGCTGGCCGCAGCATCCGCCGGCGGACCCGCCGCGTCGCGCGAACGGCATGTCGCGCGCGGCAAGCTGCTGCCGCGCGACCGGGTCACGCGCCTGCTCGACGAGGGGAGCCCGTTCATCGAGGTCGCGCCGCTCGCCGCGGAGGGCCTCTACGACGGCGACGCCCCCGCCGCGGGCGTGATCGCAGGCATCGGGCTGGTGCACGGCCGGCACGTGATGGTGGTGTGCAACGACGCGACGGTCAAGGGCGGGACGTACTATCCGCTCACCGTCAAGAAGCACCTCCGGGCGCAGGAGATCGCTCTCGAGAACCGTCTGCCATGCGTGTACCTCGTCGATTCCGGCGGCGCGTTCCTGCCGATGCAGGACGAGGTGTTCCCCGACCGCGACCACTTCGGCCGCATCTTCTTCAACCAGGCGCGGCTTTCCGCCGCCGGCATCCCGCAGATCGCCGCGGTGCTCGGCTCGTGCACGGCCGGGGGCGCGTACGTGCCGGCGATGAGCGACGAGACGGTGATCGTGCGCGGCCAGGGCACGATCTTCCTCGGCGGTCCGCCGCTGGTGAAGGCGGCGATCGGCGAGGTCGTCACGGCAGAGGAACTCGGCGGGGGAGAGCTGCACGCCCGCCGCTCCGGCGTCGTGGACCACCTCGCGGAGGACGACGAGCACGCCCTCGAGATCGTGCGCGACATCGTGGCGACGCTCCCGGTGCCCGCCGAGCCCGCGTGGGAGGTCGTGCCGACCGTCGAACCGGTGGTGGCGGCATCCGATCTGTACGGCGTCGTGCCCGTCGACGTGAATCAGCCGTACGACGTCCGCGAGGTCATCGCCCGACTCGTCGACGGCAGCGAGCTGCACGAGTTCAAGCGCGAGTACGGCGACACGCTGGTGACCGGGTTCGCGCGCATCCACGGGCACCCGGTCGGCATCGTCGCCAACAACGGCGTGCTGTTCGGCGAGTCCGCTCAGAAGGGCGCCCACTTCATCGAGCTGTGCGATCAGCGCGGCGTGCCGCTGCTGTTCCTGCAGAACATCTCGGGGTTCATGGTGGGGCGCGATGCCGAAGCCGGCGGCATCGCGAAGGACGGCGCGAAGATGGTCACGGCCGTCGCCACCACCCGGGTGCCGAAGCTCACGGTGGTGATCGGCGGGTCGTTCGGCGCCGGCAACTACTCGATGTGCGGCCGTGCGTACTCGCCGCGGTTCCTCTGGACGTGGCCGGCGAGCCGCATCTCGGTGATGGGCGGCAACCAGGCGGCGTCGGTGCTCTCGACCGTCAAGCGCGACCAGCTCGAGGCGCGCGGCGAAGAGTGGTCCGCCGGCGACCAGGCGGCGTTCGAGGCGCCGATCCGCGCGCGATACGAGGAGCAGGGCGACCCGTACTACGCGACGGCCCGCCTGTGGGACGACGGCGTCGTCGACCCTCTCGACACCCGCGACCTTCTCGGCCTCGCGCTCGACGTCGTCTCGCGCACCCCCCTCCCCGAACCCCGCTTCGGCGTCTTCCGGATGTGA
- a CDS encoding acetyl/propionyl/methylcrotonyl-CoA carboxylase subunit alpha — protein sequence MPPPDPAEGFDTVLVANRGEIARRVIRTLRRVGIRSVAVYSDADADAPHVREADDAVRIGPAAAAQSYLDIDAVVAAAVSSGAQAVHPGYGFLSENVAFARACTAAGVVFIGPGERALEVMGDKIRAKEHVAAYGVPTVPGFSAAGMTDAEISASAERTGFPLLVKPSAGGGGKGMQVVRSAAELPDALATARRVAAAAFGDDTLLLERLIERPRHIEVQVLADVQGTVVHLGERECTLQRRHQKVIEEAPSPAVDARTRARLGAAACAAAASVDYRGAGTVEFLVAASRPDEFFFIEMNTRLQVEHPVTELVTGFDLVEQQLRIAAGEPLSFSQDDVRLDGHAVEARVYAESPERGFLPATGEVLAWRAAGGVRTDSAVETASVVTADYDPMIAKVIAHGADRAEALARLDAALAETMVLGLDTNIGFLRALLAEADVQTGDMDTGLIDRMPAYTGEPPTPAVLRAAASSDSHRAGAPRAVRSGAAWRELQGWRAGAPAVPATLRLLDEAGDVHAVSADGGDASGRLGAPDATTPATSATSPARTAVDADGWVWVHADGATHRLRPLSRRAAMERRLAARERAAAASDPELRAPMPGAVVAVHVTDGAAVVTGDRIVTIEAMKMEHPVLAPHDGVARVEVSVGEQVRRDQVLAHVSLADAPAAASDSPDEQSTADAHEASAPTS from the coding sequence ATGCCTCCGCCCGACCCCGCCGAAGGATTCGACACCGTCCTCGTCGCCAACCGCGGCGAGATCGCCCGCCGGGTGATCCGCACTCTCCGGCGCGTCGGCATCCGATCGGTCGCCGTATACAGCGACGCCGACGCCGACGCGCCGCACGTGCGCGAGGCCGACGACGCCGTGCGCATCGGTCCCGCCGCGGCCGCGCAGTCGTACCTCGACATCGACGCCGTCGTCGCGGCGGCCGTCTCGAGCGGTGCGCAGGCGGTGCACCCCGGGTACGGCTTCCTGTCGGAGAACGTCGCCTTCGCCCGGGCGTGCACCGCGGCGGGCGTCGTCTTCATCGGTCCCGGCGAGCGCGCGCTCGAGGTGATGGGCGACAAGATCCGCGCGAAGGAGCACGTCGCCGCCTATGGCGTGCCGACCGTGCCCGGCTTCAGTGCGGCGGGAATGACGGATGCTGAGATCTCGGCGTCCGCCGAGCGCACCGGCTTCCCCCTCCTGGTGAAGCCGTCGGCCGGCGGCGGCGGCAAGGGCATGCAGGTGGTCCGGTCGGCCGCGGAGCTGCCGGACGCCCTCGCCACCGCGCGCCGCGTCGCCGCGGCCGCGTTCGGTGACGACACCCTCCTGCTCGAACGACTCATCGAGCGCCCGCGCCACATCGAGGTGCAGGTGCTCGCCGATGTGCAGGGGACGGTCGTCCACCTCGGCGAGCGCGAGTGCACGCTGCAACGCCGGCACCAGAAGGTGATCGAGGAGGCGCCGTCGCCTGCGGTCGACGCCCGCACCCGCGCGCGCCTGGGCGCGGCCGCGTGCGCGGCCGCGGCATCGGTCGATTATCGGGGGGCGGGCACCGTCGAGTTCCTCGTCGCCGCCTCCAGGCCCGACGAGTTCTTCTTCATCGAGATGAACACGCGCCTCCAGGTCGAGCACCCGGTCACCGAGCTGGTGACCGGCTTCGACCTGGTCGAGCAGCAGCTGCGGATCGCCGCGGGGGAGCCGCTCTCGTTCTCGCAGGACGACGTGCGCCTCGACGGCCACGCGGTCGAGGCGCGAGTGTACGCGGAGTCACCGGAGCGCGGCTTCCTGCCCGCCACCGGCGAGGTGCTGGCGTGGCGGGCCGCCGGGGGCGTCCGCACGGACTCGGCCGTCGAGACCGCGAGCGTCGTGACAGCGGACTACGACCCGATGATCGCGAAGGTCATCGCACACGGAGCCGACCGCGCGGAGGCGCTCGCACGGCTCGACGCCGCGCTCGCCGAGACGATGGTGCTCGGACTCGACACCAACATCGGCTTCCTGCGCGCGCTGCTGGCTGAGGCCGACGTGCAGACGGGCGACATGGACACCGGGCTCATCGACCGGATGCCCGCCTACACGGGCGAGCCGCCGACACCGGCGGTGTTGCGCGCCGCTGCTTCCAGCGATTCCCACCGCGCAGGTGCACCGCGGGCTGTGCGCAGCGGCGCGGCCTGGCGGGAGCTCCAGGGATGGCGGGCGGGTGCGCCCGCCGTGCCGGCGACGCTCCGGCTCCTCGACGAAGCCGGTGACGTGCACGCCGTTTCAGCCGACGGAGGCGACGCGTCGGGGCGCCTCGGAGCGCCGGACGCGACCACGCCTGCCACCTCGGCGACCTCGCCCGCGCGCACGGCGGTCGACGCCGACGGCTGGGTCTGGGTGCACGCCGACGGCGCGACGCATCGCCTCCGCCCTCTCAGCCGCCGCGCCGCGATGGAGCGGCGCCTGGCGGCCCGAGAGCGCGCGGCCGCGGCATCCGATCCGGAACTGCGCGCCCCGATGCCGGGCGCGGTCGTCGCCGTCCACGTCACGGACGGTGCGGCCGTCGTCACGGGCGATCGCATCGTGACCATCGAGGCGATGAAGATGGAGCACCCCGTCCTCGCCCCGCATGACGGCGTCGCGCGCGTCGAGGTCTCCGTCGGGGAGCAGGTGCGCCGCGACCAGGTGCTCGCGCACGTCTCGCTCGCCGACGCGCCGGCCGCGGCATCCGATTCTCCCGACGAACAATCCACCGCGGACGCCCACGAGGCGTCCGCGCCGACCTCCTGA
- a CDS encoding acyl-CoA dehydrogenase family protein: MDSYDTYDLSDDERELAALVRQFADEVVAPVSYEADRTHTLPMDVVAQMGELGLFGLPFPEEYGGQGGDYFALCLAIEAVGRVDQSLAITLEAGVSLGAMPVFRFGTEEQKQQLLPDLLAGTALAAFGLTEPEAGSDAGATRTTARRDGGEWVINGSKQFITNSGTDITRFVTVTAVTGETDDRKEISTIVVPHGTPGFTVGPGYDKVGWRASDTHPLTFQDVRVPVANLLGTQGRGFANFLHILDEGRIAIAALATGAAEGCLDAAVDYAKKRTVFGDPLSTRQGIQFLLARMQQRVHIARLAWHHAARLRDAGKPFKTQAAMAKLTASDAAMDNARDATQIFGGNGFMNEYPVARHYRDSKILEIGEGTNEVQLLVIARALGVA; encoded by the coding sequence ATGGACAGCTACGACACCTACGACCTCAGCGACGACGAGCGGGAACTCGCAGCCTTGGTGCGGCAGTTCGCCGACGAGGTCGTCGCGCCCGTCTCGTACGAGGCCGACCGCACGCACACCCTGCCGATGGACGTCGTCGCGCAGATGGGGGAGCTGGGGCTGTTCGGCCTGCCGTTCCCCGAGGAGTACGGCGGACAGGGCGGCGACTACTTCGCGCTCTGCCTCGCGATCGAGGCAGTCGGCCGCGTCGACCAGTCGCTTGCGATCACCCTCGAGGCGGGCGTCAGCCTCGGCGCGATGCCGGTGTTCCGGTTCGGCACCGAGGAGCAGAAGCAGCAGCTCCTGCCCGACCTCCTCGCCGGCACGGCGCTCGCCGCCTTCGGGCTCACCGAGCCGGAGGCGGGATCGGATGCGGGGGCGACCCGCACCACCGCGCGCCGGGACGGCGGCGAGTGGGTCATCAACGGCTCGAAGCAGTTCATCACCAACTCGGGCACCGACATCACTCGGTTCGTCACGGTCACCGCGGTGACGGGTGAGACCGACGACCGCAAGGAGATCTCGACCATCGTCGTGCCCCACGGCACACCCGGCTTCACCGTCGGGCCCGGCTACGACAAGGTCGGCTGGCGCGCGTCCGACACGCACCCGCTCACGTTCCAGGACGTGCGCGTGCCCGTGGCGAACCTGCTCGGCACCCAGGGACGCGGGTTCGCGAACTTCCTCCACATCCTCGACGAGGGACGCATCGCGATCGCCGCGCTCGCGACGGGCGCGGCGGAAGGATGCCTCGACGCCGCCGTCGACTACGCCAAGAAGCGGACGGTGTTCGGCGACCCGCTCTCGACGCGACAGGGGATCCAGTTCCTCCTCGCCCGCATGCAGCAGCGCGTGCACATCGCCCGGCTCGCGTGGCACCACGCTGCGCGCCTGCGCGACGCGGGCAAGCCCTTCAAGACGCAGGCGGCGATGGCGAAGCTCACCGCGAGCGACGCCGCCATGGACAACGCTCGCGACGCGACCCAGATCTTCGGCGGCAACGGCTTCATGAACGAGTACCCCGTCGCGCGCCACTACCGCGACTCGAAGATCCTCGAGATCGGCGAGGGCACGAACGAGGTGCAGCTCCTCGTGATCGCACGGGCGCTCGGCGTGGCGTGA